The nucleotide sequence GTGATGCCGAGGATGTCCGTTTCCTGAAAGGCGTCGCGCCCCAGAAGCCCCGTATCGACCTGCCCTGTGATTGCTACCATGGGGATGGAATCCATGAACGCCGTGGCGATACCCGTCACGAGATTCGTCGCGCCAGGCCCCGATGTCGCAAGACAGACGCCTACCTTGCCCGTCGCACGCGCATAGCCATCGGCGGCGTGCGCTGCGCACTGCTCGTGCGAGGTGACGATCTGACGAATATTTCTTTCATCGTAAAGCGCATCGTAGAGCGGCAAGTTCATGCCGCCCGGATAGCCGAAGATCGTGTCGACGCCCTGCTCCTTCAGACATTCGACAACTGCTTTCGCGCCTCTCATGCAAAGCCTCTCCTTTCCTGACCGCGCTTATATATTCGCGAGCACCGCTTCCGCCATCTGCTCGGTGTTCGCCTTCTTGAAACCGTCCTTCCAGAGGTCTGCCGTGCGCCAGCCGTCGGCGAGCGCCGCATCGACGGCCGTTTCGATTGCCTGCGCCGCTTCTTCTTCGGCGAGCGCATAGCGCAGCAGCATCGCCGCCGAGAGAATCGTGCCGACGGGATTGGCAATGCCCTTGCCCGCAATATCGGGCGCAGAGCCGTGAATCGGCTCGAAGAGGCTCGTCTTTTCGCCGATGCTCGCCGACGGCATCATGCCAATGGAGCCGCCGACGACCGCCGCCTCGTCCGACAGGATATCGCCGAAAAGATTGCCCGTGACGATGACGTCGAACTGCGTCGGACGCACGGCAAGCTGCATGGCACAGTTGTCAACATAGAGATTCGTAAGCCCGACATCCGCGTAGTCCTTCGCGACCTCAGCCACCGTGCGCCGCCAGAGGCGCGAGGTCGCAAGCACGTTCGCCTTGTCAACGCTCGTGACATGGCTGCGGCGCAGCTTCGCCGTCTCGAACGCGAGCTTTGCGATGCGCTCGACTTCGGACACGGAATAGTTTTCGAGATCCCATGCCCTCTCGTGGCCGTCCTTGATCTCCGACTCGCACTTCTCGCCGAAGTAGATGCCGCCGATCAGCTCGCGCACGATGACGAGGTCAGCGCCCTTGACAAGCTCGGGCTTCAGCGGTGAATACTCGACGAGTGCATCAGCGACCTTCACGGGACGCAGGTTTGCGTAAAGGCCGAGACCTTTCCGAAGACCCAAGATCGCCTTTTCAGGGCGCAGAGCAGGCTCTACCGCATCCCACTTGTCGCCGCCGACAGCGCCGAAGAGCACGCCGTCCGCCGCCTGCGCGGCGGCAAGCGTCGCCTCCGGCAGCGGCGTGCCACACTTGTCGTAAGCCGTACCGCCCGCATCATGCTCCTCATAGGAGAGCGCCAGATGGAACTTTTCCGCTGTCTTTTTCAGCACGGCGACGGCTGCATCCGTGATTTCTCTGCCGATGCCGTCGCCCGGTATCACCACGATCTTCTTTGCCATCAGAGCGCCCCCTTTTCCTTGATGTAATTGATCAGGCCGCCCGCTTCGGCGATCTCCTGCACGAATCCCGGCAGAGGATGCGCCTGAAAGACGTCACCCGTCGTGAGATTCTCGATCTTGCCCGTTTCCGTATCGACGCGCAGCTCGTCGCCCGCGCTGATCTTCTCCACATCATCGCCGATTTCCAGGAGCGGCAAGCCGATGTTGATGCCGTTGCGATAGAAGATGCGCGCGAAATCTGCCGCGATGATCACGGGGATCCCTGAGGCCTTGATGGCGACGGGCGCGTGCTCGCGCGACGAACCGCAGCCGAAATTCTTGCCGCCGACCATGATGTCGCCTTCCTGCACGTTTTTCGCGAAACTCTCATCAATGTCAACCATGCAGTGCTCCGCCAGCTCCTTCGGGTCGAAGCTGTTCAGATAGCGCGCGGGAATGATGACGTCCGTATCGATATTGTCGCCGTAGCGCCAGACTTTTCCTTGCAAACTCATCTCACTTTACCTCCTCCGGCGCGGCGATCCTGCCCAAGATGGCACTCGCAGCCGCCACATGCGGGCCTGCCAGATAGACCTCGCTGTCGACATGCCCCATGCGCCCGCGGAAATTGCGGTTCGTCGTAGAAACGCAGCGCTCGCCCGCCGTCAAGATACCCATATAGCCGCCGAGGCAAGGACCGCACGTCGGCGCAGCGACGGCGCAGCCCGCATCGATGAAGACGTCGATGTAGCCGAGGTGCATCGCCTCCTGATAAACCGCCTGACTGCCCGGAATCACGATGCAGCGCACATCGGGATGCACCTCGTGCCCCTTCAATAGCCCTGCGGAAATCTCAAGGTCTTCCAAGCGCCCGTTCGTACAGGAGCCGATGACCACCTGATCGATCTTGATCGGCTCAGCGATGTCCATGACGCGCTTCGTGTTGCCCGGCAGATGCGGGAAAGCAACGACGGGACGCAGAGATGAGAGGTCAATTTCGACGGTGCGGCAATACTTCGCATCAGCGTCCGAGGTCACAGGCTCATACGCGCCTTTGACGCGGCCTTCAACGTACTCCTTCGTCTTTTCATCGAACGGGAAGATGCCGTTTTTCGCACCCGCTTCAATCGCCATGTTGGCAATTGTCAAACGATCCGTCATCGTCAGTGCGGCGACTCCTTCACCCGTGAATTCCAGTGACTTGTAGAGTGCGCCGTCGACACCAATCATGCCGATGAGCGTTAGGATTACGTCCTTGCCATTGACATCGGCAGGCTTCTCTCCCGTCAGATGCACCTCGATCGTCTCAGGCACTTTGAACCAAGCCCGCCCCGTCGCCATGCCGACGGCGAGATCGGTCGTGCCGACGCCCGTCGAAAAGCCGTTCAATGCGCCATACGTACAGGTATGCGAGTCCGCGCCGATCGTCAGCATGCCCGGTCCCACAAGACCGAACTCAGGCAGGATGACATGCTCAATGCCCACGCGACCGATCTCAAAATAATTCTTGATCTTGTGCTTTTTCGCGAAGTCACGCACGATCTTGCCGAGTCCCGCCGCCTTGATGTCCTTCGCCGGCTGGAAGTGATCGGGCACGAGCGCAATCTTCTCGTTGTCGAACACAGGGCGGCCGATGCGTTCGAACTCCTTGATCGACGGCGGCGCCGTGATGTCATTCGCGAGCACCATGTCAAGCTGACAGGTAATCAGCTGCCCTGGCTCGACATGCGAAAGTCCTGCATGACGCGCGAGAATCTTCTCCGTCATATTCATTCCCATGAAATTTCCTCCTGGATAAGTCGAAAGAAAACGGCTTACACCTCATTATACCATAAAGGAGTGTAAGCCGTTCCAAGATTCAAAAGTTATGGTCGTTCAAAATCAGAACTGAAGCTCTTTCTGATCCTTGAGCCAGCTCATCATGCCGCGCAGTTCGGCGCCGACTTTCTCAATCTGGTGCTCGGCATGAATGCGGCGCTCGGCGAGGAAGTTCGCACGGCCGGCGGCACGGTTTTCGAGAAGCCAGTTGCGCGCGAACGTGCCGTCCTGAATCTCCTTCAGGAGCTTCTTCATCTCCGCCTTGACTGCAGGCGTCACGATGCGCGGGCCAGCCATGTAGTCGCCGTACTCCGCCGTGTCGGAAATCGACTTACGCATCTTCGCCATACCGCCCTCGTAGAGCAGGTCGACGATGAGCTTCATCTCGTGGAAGCACTCGAAGTATGCCATCTCTGGCTTGTAGCCCGCCTCGACGAGCGTCTCGAAGCCCGCCTGCATCAGAGCGCAGACACCGCCGCAGAGAACAGCCTGCTCGCCAAAGAGATCCGTCTCCGTCTCATCTTTGAAGGTCGTCTCGATCGCACCGGCGCGCGTGCCGCCGATGCCGCGCGCATAGGCGAGCGCAACGTCGAAGCACTTTCCCGTCGGATTCTGATAGACTGCGAAGACCACTGGAACGCCGCCGCCTTCCGTGAAGGTTCGGCGCACGAGATGGCCTGGTCCCTTCGGCGCGACCATGAAGACATCGATATCCGCCGGCGCAACGATCTGCTGGAAGTGGATGTTGAAGCCATGTGCGAAGGCGAGAGCACTTCCGGCCTTGAGATTCGGGGCGATCTCGTTCTTGTAAACGTCCGCCTGCTTCTCGTCCGGAATCAGGATCATCGTGACGTCCGCCTGCTTGACCGCCTCAGCGACTGGCAGAACCTTGAGGTCGTGAGATTCGGCAGCGGCCTTGGATTTCGAGCCCTCGTAAAGACCGACGACGACGTTGACGCCGCTCTCCTTGAGGTTCAGCGCATGCGCATGCCCCTGACTGCCGTAGCCGATGATGGCAACGGTCTTGCCTTTCATGACCTCCCAGTTCACGTCCTGATCATAATAAGTTTTTGCCATAATACTCTCTCTCCTCACAATCTTGATAAATGGTATGCTCACCGCGTTCGAGAGCGATGAGACCCGTGCGGATCGTTTCCAGGATGCCGTAGGGCGAAAGAAGCTGCAGGAATGCCGTGACCTTCGCATCATCTCCCGTGATTTCAAAAATCAAGGTTGTCGGCTGCACATCGACGACGCGTGCGCGAAAAATCTCCGCCATCTTGAGCACATCGAGACGATTCGTATCGTCCGCCCTGACCTTGATGAGCGTCATGCCGCGGAAAACCGAGGCGGCGGAAAGGAGCGCCTGCACCTCGACGACATCGGGCAGCTTTTCGAGCTGCTTCATCATCTGGTCGATCAGCTCCTCATCGCCATGCACGACGACGGTGATCCTGGAAAACTCCGCAGTCTCGGTCACACCGACAGACAGGCTGTCGATATTGAACTCCCGCCGCGAAAACATGCTTGCAACACGGACAAGTACGCCGGACTGATTCCTCACGAGTATGGAAAGCACATGTCGCATCTGAAATCCTCCCAACGCATAACCCTAGTGTAAACATGTATACATTATGGCAACATCGCTTCGGTTTGTCAACAAGATTTTTTCCTTACTTTTCCTTTCGCTCCCTCGCCGCTTCGATGAGTTGACGCGCCGTCTTCTCCGGCACTTCCTCATAGTGGCAGAAGCGCAGCGTATAGGTGCCGCGTCCCTGCGTCAGGGAGCGCAGTTCCGTCGCGTACTTGTGCAGCGCGGCGAGCGGCACCTGCGCGCGCACCTCGCTCGTATCCTTGCTGATCATCTCCATGCCGAGGATGCGCGCGCGCTTCGCATTGAGCTGCCCCATGACGTCACCCATATAGTATTCGGGTGCCTGAACGCACATCTCGTAAATCGGTTCAAGAAGCACGGGTGCAGCCTCCATAATGCCCTTTCTGAGGGCGATTGCCGTCGCCGTCTTGAAGGCGACTTCCGACGAATCGACCGTATGGTACGAACCGTCGTAGAGGTTGACCCGCACGTCGACGACGGGGTAGCCTGCGAGGATGCCGGCGGCAAGCGTCTCCGCTGTCCCCTTCTCCACCGCGGGCACATATTGGCGCGGCACGCTGCCGCCGAAGATGTTCTCCGTGAACTCGTTTCCCGTACCCGCATCGCGCGGCGAAATCTCCAGCATGACGTGACCGTACTGGCCGTGTCCGCCGCTCTGCTTCTTGTGCTTACCTTCCGCCTTGACGCTCTTCCTTATCGTTTCGCGATAGGCGATGCGCGGCTCGGCGAAGATCGCCTCGATGCCGAACTTGCGCTTCATCCTCTCCTGCAGGACCTCAAGATGAACCTCGCCGATGCCGCGAATCAAGGTCTCCTTCGTCTCCGCATCCTTTTCGAGCTTGAGGCTCGGATCTTCCTCACACTCCTTGGCGAGCGCCGCAAAGACCTTGTCCTCCTCACCCTTCTTCTTCACATAGACAGCCTGCGCAAGCATCGGCATGGGGAATTCGATGGCATCGTAGGAGAGCGGCGCTTCCTTCGATGCGAAAGTATCCGACGTGCGCGTATTCTGCAGTTTCGCCGCGACGACGATGTCACCGCCATGCGCCTTGGCAACAGCGATTTGCTTTTTGCCCTGCATCGTGTAAAGCGTGCTCACGCGCTCCATCTGCTGCGTCGAGATATTCCAATACGAGGCGTCACTCTTCATCTCGCCCGAAAAGATGCGGATGAAGCTCAAGCGTCCGACGAACGGATCGACGATCGTCTTGAAAACCTGCGCGGAAAAAGGATCGCCTGGCGTGCGCTCCGCCAATTCCTCGCCACCGGGCAGCGTTCCCACGACCGTTCGATCCGTTGGCGCCGGCAAATATTCGACCATATCGTTGAGGAGCGCGTGCATGCCGACATTCAAGGAAGCCGAGCCGCAGAGTACAGGAAAAATCTTGCCCGTCTCGATGCCCTCGATCAGAGCCTCTGCCACCTCGCGCTCATCAAGCGTCTCGCCCTCGATGTATTTTTCAAGAAGAGTATTGTTTATTTCAGCAACACCCTCGATGAGCGTCTGCCGCGCCTCTTCCACTTCGTCCTTCATATATTCGGGAATCTCATCGAGTGCCACGCAGTTGTTCTTATCGCGCTCCTTGATGCGAACCGTCATGGCGAGGAGATCGACGACGCCCTGGAAAGCCGCTTCCTTGCCGACAGGAAGCTGGATCGGCACGACGC is from Selenomonas sputigena ATCC 35185 and encodes:
- the leuB gene encoding 3-isopropylmalate dehydrogenase encodes the protein MAKKIVVIPGDGIGREITDAAVAVLKKTAEKFHLALSYEEHDAGGTAYDKCGTPLPEATLAAAQAADGVLFGAVGGDKWDAVEPALRPEKAILGLRKGLGLYANLRPVKVADALVEYSPLKPELVKGADLVIVRELIGGIYFGEKCESEIKDGHERAWDLENYSVSEVERIAKLAFETAKLRRSHVTSVDKANVLATSRLWRRTVAEVAKDYADVGLTNLYVDNCAMQLAVRPTQFDVIVTGNLFGDILSDEAAVVGGSIGMMPSASIGEKTSLFEPIHGSAPDIAGKGIANPVGTILSAAMLLRYALAEEEAAQAIETAVDAALADGWRTADLWKDGFKKANTEQMAEAVLANI
- a CDS encoding 3-isopropylmalate dehydratase small subunit; the encoded protein is MSLQGKVWRYGDNIDTDVIIPARYLNSFDPKELAEHCMVDIDESFAKNVQEGDIMVGGKNFGCGSSREHAPVAIKASGIPVIIAADFARIFYRNGINIGLPLLEIGDDVEKISAGDELRVDTETGKIENLTTGDVFQAHPLPGFVQEIAEAGGLINYIKEKGAL
- the leuC gene encoding 3-isopropylmalate dehydratase large subunit; the protein is MGMNMTEKILARHAGLSHVEPGQLITCQLDMVLANDITAPPSIKEFERIGRPVFDNEKIALVPDHFQPAKDIKAAGLGKIVRDFAKKHKIKNYFEIGRVGIEHVILPEFGLVGPGMLTIGADSHTCTYGALNGFSTGVGTTDLAVGMATGRAWFKVPETIEVHLTGEKPADVNGKDVILTLIGMIGVDGALYKSLEFTGEGVAALTMTDRLTIANMAIEAGAKNGIFPFDEKTKEYVEGRVKGAYEPVTSDADAKYCRTVEIDLSSLRPVVAFPHLPGNTKRVMDIAEPIKIDQVVIGSCTNGRLEDLEISAGLLKGHEVHPDVRCIVIPGSQAVYQEAMHLGYIDVFIDAGCAVAAPTCGPCLGGYMGILTAGERCVSTTNRNFRGRMGHVDSEVYLAGPHVAAASAILGRIAAPEEVK
- the ilvC gene encoding ketol-acid reductoisomerase, with translation MAKTYYDQDVNWEVMKGKTVAIIGYGSQGHAHALNLKESGVNVVVGLYEGSKSKAAAESHDLKVLPVAEAVKQADVTMILIPDEKQADVYKNEIAPNLKAGSALAFAHGFNIHFQQIVAPADIDVFMVAPKGPGHLVRRTFTEGGGVPVVFAVYQNPTGKCFDVALAYARGIGGTRAGAIETTFKDETETDLFGEQAVLCGGVCALMQAGFETLVEAGYKPEMAYFECFHEMKLIVDLLYEGGMAKMRKSISDTAEYGDYMAGPRIVTPAVKAEMKKLLKEIQDGTFARNWLLENRAAGRANFLAERRIHAEHQIEKVGAELRGMMSWLKDQKELQF
- the ilvN gene encoding acetolactate synthase small subunit produces the protein MRHVLSILVRNQSGVLVRVASMFSRREFNIDSLSVGVTETAEFSRITVVVHGDEELIDQMMKQLEKLPDVVEVQALLSAASVFRGMTLIKVRADDTNRLDVLKMAEIFRARVVDVQPTTLIFEITGDDAKVTAFLQLLSPYGILETIRTGLIALERGEHTIYQDCEEREYYGKNLL
- the fusA gene encoding elongation factor G, yielding MKEYASTNIRNIALVGHGKSGKTSIAEDCLFNTGAIKRRGSIADGTMASDYEPEETRRELSIQTSLLACEWLDHKLNILDTPGYPDFVGEVKSALQAADSALVVISAVSGIEVETEKVWRYAEALDLPRAFFVNKIDREHADFQSVVNELRLRFGTGVVPIQLPVGKEAAFQGVVDLLAMTVRIKERDKNNCVALDEIPEYMKDEVEEARQTLIEGVAEINNTLLEKYIEGETLDEREVAEALIEGIETGKIFPVLCGSASLNVGMHALLNDMVEYLPAPTDRTVVGTLPGGEELAERTPGDPFSAQVFKTIVDPFVGRLSFIRIFSGEMKSDASYWNISTQQMERVSTLYTMQGKKQIAVAKAHGGDIVVAAKLQNTRTSDTFASKEAPLSYDAIEFPMPMLAQAVYVKKKGEEDKVFAALAKECEEDPSLKLEKDAETKETLIRGIGEVHLEVLQERMKRKFGIEAIFAEPRIAYRETIRKSVKAEGKHKKQSGGHGQYGHVMLEISPRDAGTGNEFTENIFGGSVPRQYVPAVEKGTAETLAAGILAGYPVVDVRVNLYDGSYHTVDSSEVAFKTATAIALRKGIMEAAPVLLEPIYEMCVQAPEYYMGDVMGQLNAKRARILGMEMISKDTSEVRAQVPLAALHKYATELRSLTQGRGTYTLRFCHYEEVPEKTARQLIEAARERKEK